The Bacteroidota bacterium genome has a segment encoding these proteins:
- a CDS encoding DUF3822 family protein yields MIKPILYKIDKSLESDHFKNLELSIQLKLDGFSFSILNSDINKIVAIVGYHFDNVKHPVQLLEKVKEIYNSSSLLKMNFKDVKISHVNQISTLVPVPLFDDDNLQSYLNFNQKLLENEFLTYEIIEPLEIANIYSPFIEVNDYLFEKYGEFVFKHFSSVLIENLLEKNNSNQALKMFVHVQKSQFEIVIIENKKLLHYNSFSYQNKEDFVYYILFVAEQLKINPEEFDLELYGEIEPYSELYSLVYKYVRNVSFGSRLEKHQYSHELDDVNAHDFLVLFNQ; encoded by the coding sequence ATGATAAAACCAATATTATACAAGATTGATAAATCCTTAGAATCAGATCATTTTAAAAACTTAGAATTATCCATTCAGCTAAAGCTGGATGGATTTTCTTTTTCTATACTAAATTCTGATATAAACAAAATTGTAGCTATTGTCGGCTATCATTTCGATAATGTAAAACATCCCGTTCAACTTCTGGAGAAAGTGAAAGAAATTTACAATTCAAGTTCATTACTGAAAATGAATTTTAAGGATGTAAAGATTTCTCATGTAAATCAGATTTCCACATTAGTGCCGGTGCCTTTATTCGATGATGATAATTTACAATCCTACCTCAATTTCAATCAAAAACTTTTAGAAAACGAATTCTTAACATACGAAATAATTGAACCCCTGGAGATTGCCAATATATACTCTCCATTTATAGAAGTAAATGATTATTTATTCGAGAAATACGGAGAATTTGTTTTTAAACATTTCTCCAGTGTTTTAATTGAAAATTTACTGGAAAAAAACAATAGCAATCAAGCATTAAAAATGTTTGTACACGTACAGAAAAGTCAATTTGAAATTGTTATAATTGAGAATAAAAAACTCCTGCATTACAATTCGTTTTCATACCAAAACAAGGAAGACTTTGTTTATTATATATTATTTGTAGCCGAACAATTAAAAATCAACCCTGAGGAATTTGATTTAGAATTGTATGGAGAAATTGAACCATATTCTGAATTATACAGCTTAGTATATAAATATGTAAGAAATGTTTCCTTTGGCTCAAGATTAGAAAAGCATCAATATTCGCATGAGCTGGATGATGTAAATGCCCACGATTTTCTGGTGCTTTTTAACCAATAG